One Branchiostoma lanceolatum isolate klBraLanc5 chromosome 18, klBraLanc5.hap2, whole genome shotgun sequence DNA window includes the following coding sequences:
- the LOC136424331 gene encoding galactose-3-O-sulfotransferase 2-like, producing MENSGFLSCLKRTTLIKPCGFLLLAALLYVEISTISTNRSKSVPLRPAYYSRNVSGERGEEFCSMKRNFMFAKVHKAGSTTTTCIFQRFGYEHNLTFVLSVMRSDVGWPNLLRQEDFIPSADGTYNVLVDHTVYNRRLLKHLMPPDTMYISILRHPLAQLRSTFNWYRLARKIPGLKGADPVASFIQKARKLHVPYVKARSRTREPYTLTKNFMAFDLGFPLGLSDDQSYVDEFIQKISREIDLVLILEHFTESLVLLKRMMCWTLKDILYNVVPKNLRKYKKGTTSNATLQKHRQWSNVDYQLYDHFNATLWQKIQDEGDDFVQEVHHFQKVLNETTIYCTNTIKKVPVSEINVTARKVTIPKSAWNDEFDIDPILCLKLKMGWVDWEYILKKKHKMPPNLPVEVKRAMEYVNPKVLGKTLLAKLFHVH from the exons ATGGAAAACTCCGGATTCCTGTCTTGCTTGAAGAGAACGACGCTGATAAAACCATGTGGTTTTCTTCTTCTGGCTGCTCTTCTCTATGTCGAGATCAGCACCATTTCTACAAACAGGTCTAAGTCAGTCCCTCTCAGACCGGCATATTACAGCAG GAACGTTTCAGGTGAACGTGGTGAAGAATTCTGTAGCATGAAGCGAAACTTCATGTTCGCGAAAGTGCACAAGGCCGGAAGCACGACAACAACCTGCATCTTCCAACGCTTCGGTTACGAACACAACCTGACTTTCGTTCTGTCTGTGATGAGGTCTGACGTCGGCTGGCCCAACCTCCTGAGACAAGAAGACTTCATACCATCGGCAGACGGTACTTATAACGTGCTAGTCGATCACACAGTTTATAATAGACGGTTGTTGAAGCATCTCATGCCTCCTGACACTATGTACATCTCTATACTGAGGCATCCACTAGCTCAGCTCCGCTCTACTTTTAACTGGTATAGGCTTGCCAGGAAAATCCCAGGATTGAAAGGGGCGGATCCTGTTGCGTCATTCATTCAAAAAGCCCGTAAATTGCACGTCCCTTACGTCAAGGCAAGAAGCCGTACACGAGAACCATATACCCTAACCAAAAATTTCATGGCGTTTGACCTTGGCTTTCCTCTCGGACTTTCTGATGACCAATCGTATGTTGATGAGTTTATCCAAAAGATATCCAGAGAAATCGATCTTGTTCTTATTCTAGAACATTTCACTGAATCTCTCGTCTTGCTGAAGCGGATGATGTGTTGGACATTAAAAGACATTCTTTACAACGTCGTACCTAAAAACCTGCGTAAATataaaaaaggaacaacaaGTAATGCAACGCTACAGAAACACCGCCAATGGAGCAATGTAGATTATCAGTTGTACGATCACTTCAACGCGACGCTTTGGCAAAAGATTCAAGATGAAGGTGATGATTTTGTACAAGAAGTGCACCATTTTCAGAAAGTACTCAATGAAACGACTATCTATTGTACCAATACAATAAAAAAGGTACCAGTTTCTGAAATAAATGTGACAGCTCGCAAAGTGACCATTCCAAAATCAGCTTGGAATGACGAATTTGACATAGATCCGATCCTGTGTCTAAAACTAAAAATGGGATGGGTTGACTGGGAATACATCCTTAAAAAGAAGCACAAAATGCCACCAAACTTACCTGTCGAAGTCAAAAGAGCCATGGAATATGTTAACCCCAAAGTTCTGGGTAAAACACTACTAGCAAAACTTTTCCACGTGCATTAG
- the LOC136423932 gene encoding X-box-binding protein 1-like produces MSTGVVFTLAGATKRAAPINIAGRNAPGLTANMASSGVNDQPQKRRRLNHLTPEEKVLRRKLKNREAAQTARDRKKAKMDDLEIIVAKLEAQNKALQQQNSSVKQQSDSLKMENSELKKRLGQSEVQCRQEAGETSPAAGNHTTGREGSRCSESAAFKLRAPLQQGQIWITSSLVAWILTLSMTNSSVF; encoded by the exons ATGTCAACGGGCGTCGTGTTCACCCTGGCCGGCGCGACAAAGAGAGCAGCGCCGATAAACATCGCTGGCAGGAACGCGCCAGGTCTCACCGCCAACATGGCGTCCTCTGGAGTGAACGATCAACCACAGAAGAGAAGACGATTAAACCACTTGACACCTGAGGAAAAGGTGTTGAGAAG aaAACTGAAGAACCGAGAGGCAGCACAAACAGCAAGGGACAGAAAGAAGGCCAAAATGGACGACCTCGAAATAATTGTCGCCAAACTAGAAGCACAG AACAAGGCTCTACAACAACAGAACTCCAGCGTCAAACAGCAGTCAGACAGCTTGAAAATGGAAAACTCCGAGCTTAAGAAGCGACTCGGCCAGTCCGAGGTCCAGTGCAGACAGGAGGCAGGGGAGACGTCGCCGGCAGCGGGGAACCATACAACCGGGAGGGAGGGATCCAGGTGCTCTGAATCCGCAGCATTCAAACTACGTGCACCTCTGCAGCAGGGGCAGATCTGGATCACCTCCAGCCTGGTGGCATGGATCTTGACGCTGAGTATGACGAACTCCTCAGTCTTCTAG
- the LOC136423933 gene encoding neuronal acetylcholine receptor subunit alpha-10-like has product MDLTWQDIRLGWPPEYYGGVEALSLPGSRIWTPAFSLERNADTTHHGLQNKIPIRVSKDGLIEWRVETLTTTVCDADPFFFPADTMECHVCFSTVTAIQCAGGIAGREENVPCDASSSAVTEGEWYRSDKIFNKDFKEACFALYLSRIPLFHIATTVGPCVILVVLMNMTFIMPIDKLDRISFGVTILLSMVVSLVFVTSVLPVKGALPFFGE; this is encoded by the exons ATGGATCTT ACATGGCAAGACATTCGGCTGGGATGGCCTCCGGAGTATTACGGTGGTGTCGAGGCGTTGAGCCTTCCTGGCAGCAGGATTTGGACTCCGGCGTTCAGTCTGGAGAGAAA TGCTGACACAACCCATCACGGATTGCAAAATAAGATACCAATCCGGGTCAGCAAAGATGGTCTGATTGAATGGAGAGTGGAAACTCTCACAACCACCGTGTGTGATGCAGACCCATTCTTCTTCCCTGCGGACACGATGGAATGCCACGTCTGTTTTTCTACAGTCACTGCGATTC aATGTGCGGGTGGAATCGCAGGACGCGAGGAAAACGTCCCTTGTGATGCTTCATCTTCTGCAGTAACGGAGGGAGAATGGTATCGGAGTGACAAGATATTCAACAAAGACTTTAAGGAAGCGTGCTTCGCTTTGTATCTGTCAAGGATCCCCCTGTTCCACATCGCCACTACTGTCGGGCCCTGCGTCATCCTGGTGGTACTGATGAACATGACTTTCATCATGCCTATAGACAAGTTGGACCGGATCTCTTTCGGAGTGACCATTCTACTCTCCATGGTCGTGTCTCTCGTGTTTGTTACAAGCGTTCTTCCTGTAAAGGGGGCGCTGCCGTTTTTCGGTGAGTAG
- the LOC136423934 gene encoding uncharacterized protein, with protein sequence MFRPRSYIPSKLVYVNLGQKTTIGGVITQGRSSVTLQGGHWVKEFKLQQSIDGTSFHAIKDPTTGLDKIFPGNNDGSSPVTNLLEVPIFAQYVRVWPQKWHYTISMRIEVLGCPNEMTCPVGTFRCGRGTCIQSWKHCDGVVDCFDGKDEEECECYTIPDNFALDGRLTMLPNLLDHATFGDVQNSPTLDLLNSSYADPEIYHSELREFVSTILFPRCNVSDQNCPLLLNPNSPLATSCAGSKLLPCLSWCKEVMNTLGDHIKSLLPACESFASLQNNCWNPEFSMRNGEVCYHGIGMNYRGTWSKTTSGLDCRAWSTAQAGYYRTEYPWANLDDNYCRNPTGLQRPFCVTDGEIQEECDVIPCSKLYSFGRRHGQNA encoded by the exons atgttcagacctcgctcctacatccccagcaagttggtctat GTCAACTTGGGTCAGAAAACAACTATCGGTGGTGTCATCACCCAGGGACGGAGCAGTGTCACCCTTCAAGGTGGACACTGGGTCAAGGAATTCAAGCTGCAACAAAGCATCGATGGCACCAGCTTCCACGCAATAAAAGATCCTACAACCGGCTTGGACAAG ATTTTCCCGGGTAACAACGATGGAAGCTCACCTGTGACAAATCTTCTGGAAGTACCAATCTTCGCACAGTACGTTCGGGTCTGGCCGCAGAAGTGGCACTACACAATTAGCATGAGGATTGAGGTTCTTGGCTGTCCTAACG AGATGACGTGCCCAGTAGGAACCTTTCGCTGTGGACGCGGAACGTGTATCCAATCGTGGAAACACTGTGATGGGGTCGTGGACTGCTTTGACGGAAAAGACGAGGAAGAATGTG AGTGCTACACAATTCCAGACAACTTTGCCCTCGACGGCCGACTTACCATGCTGCCCAATCTGCTAGACCATGCAACCTTCGGCGACGTACAAAATTCCCCAACCTTGGATCTGCTCAACAGTTCGTATGCCGACCCGGAGATCTATCATTCGGAGTTGAGAGAATTCGTTTCGACGATTCTTTTTCCGCGATGCAATGTCTCCGACCAAAACTGCCCATTGCTGTTGAACCCAAATTCCCCCTTGGCCACATCATGCGC GGGAAGTAAACTGCTACCATGCCTTTCGTGGTGCAAAGAAGTGATGAATACGCTTGGTGACCACATAAAGAGCCTGCTACCCGCTTGTGAATCCTTTGCATCACTACAAAACAACTGCTGGAACCCTGAGTTCTCAATGAGGAACGGAGAAG TTTGCTATCATGGGATTGGCATGAACTACCGTGGAACATGGAGTAAAACGACATCCGGGTTAGACTGTCGTGCTTGGTCAACTGCGCAAGCTGGCTACTACAGGACAGAGTACCCATGGGCCAACCTGGATGacaactactgccgcaaccctACCGGTCTCCAGCGGCCATTTTGTGTGACCGACGGCGAAATCCAGGAGGAATGTGACGTCATTCCGTGCAGTAAGTTGTATTCTTTTGGAAGGAGACACGGTCAGAATGCATGA